The segment ATGCGTGAAGGCAGAAAACGGCGCAGCAGTTGACTGGAGATGTTTGGAAAGCGCATCAGGTTGATGTTGAGCTGAGGGAGGACTTGATATCCCGCCATCAGAGGATAGAAATTATACAACATCTCCTGTTCTGCACCCGGCAAAATCCTCATTCGCACCTGCACACAAATACAGAATGAGAATGAGACCTTCTGAGTAAGTGTGGTGGCAGTTGGAACAGCAGATTTTTTAAGTGCTGTGGGAAGTATAACATTGATTTGTTGATaaccaaacacatttttattttttatttgcttccTGGGTTACCTTTTAATGAGGAATTAGCTTCACTCTATGTATAGCTTTCGGACACCCTTGGACTAAGTGTGAGTGAATTTACTCTggatcagggttattatagttaaattaaaactgaaactaaaaccctaagaaaaacaaaataatttccattacttgaaaataaacattaactgaaatggGACTGCAGATGAAAATTAGCCAGAATGGCTAAGTCTGGCACATTTACATAGGAGACTTGTTTACTTGTGTTAATTAATGTGCATTGTcctcttttaaaaataaataaataaataaaataacacaaaaaaactttaacttattttatttcagctagatgccaaggcaacatttcttattttaatttagtttaacgAGGTACTACTCAACCTTGATTTATACAGTAACAGGAGTTGAACCAAAGTGCTTTACAGCAcacattatatactttttgtTGAAGCCCAGGGGCCTCTGGTTATCTTAAGGCACCCCTGGGACCAGGTTTTCCCAAACAGGGGTTCAAGAGGAAACTGCAGGGGGTTTGTGAGCTgttaaaaaactaataattgATTAAACTGAAtgcaacattaaaataaaaaaaaaatggggcagcaaaataactcaaaataaactgaaatagcAATGTATCTTATCAAATTGCAATCAAATCAAAGGCTGTGATTTAATTATAGGTAAAGAGCAGCAATGTATGGTTTTAAGAGGGTGAACACCCTTAgaagtaaatatttctattagCAGTAGAGTCTTTCTTCGTGTCTGGATGTCTCAGAAGTTGAAATATGACACAATTTcatatgaaatgaaatgtcaTAATCATATCACAGATCAAATTGCAATACATGACAAAAATCACAATATAAGTCCTGCAGTCCTATAGAAACACCCAGatgctataaaatatatattaatgctAATGAATATCATATATTCATTTAGTTTAGTATTCaccaaataaaatgtatgtgaAGGACGCATTAAGCCAACTTCTGCACTGACCTGTTTGAGTCCACTAAACATAAATGCATCGCTGGGCTCCACGCTTATCTCTACATCCTGAACCAGCCCGGTCCGATTCTCCAGGTGGTACCGAACAGGTAAAGACTCACGCACACGACCAAATGATGGCAGCTCTACAAAAAGAGAAAGCAAAAGAGGACGAAGAGAATGAATTTATAAGAAAGAAAATACAGTGAAAAGAACTCAGATGAGTCAGTCTATATCActgaattaaatttaataaaaataaaactcagttattttgtttgttttgtttgactgACCTGCATGGACATACAGAGGAATATTCTCTACCATCACATGTGGCAGAATAATGATCGTTCTCACCACTGATGTCTCAGAAAATGTTGACTTtctggataaaaaaaaatattatgcagGAAATTAAAATCTGTTTTAATTAGTTACAGATCAGGGTTATCACAGTATACTAAAtctaaaatcataaaaaaattgtttcttgaaataaaatgaacgTTTACTGAAATAtacaaacttattttatttcagccagTTGCCAAGGCAaagtttctcattttcatttcatgaaaTGCATGAAAAACGGGTAAATACATCACTTTCAGTGTAACATACAGGAACATTCTGGGTAAATTTGAGAATGCAAAGAGCACCATCACCTCTTCCAGGAGATGATGTACTGTCCAGAAGCGACAGTACTGGTACCGTTCTGAACAGGAGGACATTTGAGCAGGAAACACTCACTGGCACACTCGCTGGTCTGCAGTGTGACTGGATACATGACAGAACATTTACAGTATTAACAGCATACTGGAGGTCCTGAAATATTGTCTGCATGAATGAATAACCAAAGTCGAgataataaatgcatttattaaaatataactaTCAGAAATTAAGTTCCCCACCCCCTTCTACTTGACTCTGCGGCTGATCGATGGCAGTCATACTGGAGGCCAGCTGTACTTCACTGTTCACCAGCTCGATTGGCCACGGAGACGCACTCAAAATATCCATCATAAGCAAGAACGGGATGTCCACGTATACACGCTCCAAATGCTCaaactgacacacacaaacacaaaagtgTTTACCAACCTTATAAAATATGTGCttaaaactgaacatttaaagggacattttatacaaaattgtaaaaattctgtcatctatAGAGTGGAACAGTGCCAGTCGACTTTTTCAGTGGTATTGGTTCCTTAAGTATTTTTCCATGCATTTCTCCCATAAGGATTTcaaaaagtctttgttaaagcgttataagccatgaaccaagccaAGCAGCTACGAGATGAATCATAACATTACAAACTATGGGTGGGAATCTTTTGGTACCTCACAATTCGATTAAAAATTGATTCTCTATTTTGAATCAAATTTCGATTCAATATATGCATAGATTTGATTCTAGTTCACtgttttgtgttacttttcCTATTTGACTGCGGTTTAAAAggtcttgaaaaaaaaaaaaaaacactgtattaaaTGTTTAGTCAAAAgcagtaagttttttttaattaacaatgAAACAGACAACAACAGTTCATGAGGCTGCTTTCcctttaaaaatgaatgcacagatctaatatactgtCACACATCTGATTTTCTCCTGTTTACATTCGTGTAGGACATAACagactgtgtttacgtgaataaTCCACACTGAATTCGGGATGACATGCATCTGAGAGGCGGCGTCTGTTAGCGTTTTATTAATCACAATAAGCTGCGAAGGAGGACAAATTTTTCACAGCTTATTGTGATTAAGAACACTCTAACGTGTCAATACGTTTAAGTAGTATTGCAAAGTTAAAGAAGTGTGCCACTTTAGAAAATCGATTTTTGAAATTTGTGAATCAATGCAAATCTGTAGAAGATAGAATAGTGAGTCATATGTAAATCAATTTTTTCTCCCCATCCatattacaaactttgatttgaagcaaaaaaagtatttgaaaatcttACAAAAATACAAGTACAAGATTGTGTACTACTTAACAGCTTTAGTGGTAGAAAGAACTACAATaccattataaattaaattcatGCAGGCTGACAGTTTCAGCAGAAGCAAATACTATCGAATACAAACCTTGTAGCTCGCAGTGTTATTAAAAGTGTatgttattgttaaaaatcaatttccctgTGGAGAAATTGAATGGAGTTTTATGTTAAGACGACTGTTGCACTATATTCatcttcatgtcgttccaaacccatgtGAGCTCCAAAAATGATGGAATaaaggattattattaaagcaacagcacacactgcaaaaaaaaaaattaaaaattcttgCTCAGTATTATTGTCTTGATTTCTTGTACAAATATCTGAACATTCAaatatctgatttttttttttttattatttaaattaagtaagtttatgcttaaaacaagaaccaatatctgccaatgggatcataaaaataattgtattttctctttgaattaagtttatttttcagaCCTCATTGTTTTTAAGCATAAACAATcagtttttcagaaaacaatCACATTACATCTTATgtaattttgcttctccagtaaatgcatCTTTGATATAAGaacgtttagatatttgtactgtaaatcaagacaaaaatactaggtaagaaaatcattttttgtagTTTAGGGGGAAGTTCACCAcggtctgttcctcacacataGCTATCGCATGACTTCTGAAGAAAAGGAATATAGCGCACAAGTCATGTGGGCTACTTTTATGCTTTTTGTCATTTCTGGAGCTTGACAGCTATCCCTATTCACTTCCACAGTATGGAAGttctttttgtgttccatggaagaaagaaaggcatttgggttttgaacaacatgagggtgagtaaatgatgataagTTTCATTACTGAAATCGTAATATATCATTCAAGTGTACAGGTAGGGGAGTTCTTACCTTACTAGACACAAACTTCATAGCAACCTCAAAGGGAACAACCGTTTCTACAGTAACAGTTTCATCCTACaggtgaaaaacaaacaaaccaactcTGTGAGTGAAACTGAATACCGGTGCAAAGATTATACCACAAGAAAACTGGGTTAGGGGTGAAGTTTATGTTTGGCTCTGACATAATCTTCACAAAACTATTTCTCAGTATTCAAGGAATTGTGTGTTGGGTGTTAGGTTGTGTGTTGCATACTTTGTGACACTTGCAGGTGATGTCCTTGCCCTCGACTGTGGCACTCACAGAATAGGCTACGTGAAACAATAATATTCTGGATCCTGTGCTCACACAGCGGATATACAGGGGCTTCACAATCTGACACACAAGAAAACATGTACACAACATTATACTGGAGTGAAGATTTCAATCaatttaatctttaaaaaaaacagtgcaaAGATTCTGTACCTTCTGTCCAGGTTGCAGATCTCCGAGGGGAATGTCAGGAAGCAGGGCAGGATGAGAATCATCACACACCTCAGAGCCATTTAGTGTGATTTGGGTCGACTGTGTGAGATTGGCATCCTGACCTAATTGAAACAATAGAAATATACAATAAACAAATGAACGTTTTTGCATTTTACTGTGCTGCCTTCCATTGTTTTCTATACAAACACACTCtaaaatatacatctgtgactaATGCGCTCTTATCTCGCTTGCGCATTACAGCGTTCTAAAAACGCGTGTTATTTTTCCATTCCTCTGCCCTGCCTCTTGcatttttaaatggaaaaatatgTTCTGTGTGGACTGGGCACCTACTTTTTCAGTACAATTTGCAAAATATACTGTAGtagtcagcatgaaatgaaatCTGTTTTCTAAATGTGTGTTACTGATCCTAATatgaatgatttattcatgtatgcatttatttttttttcttatttcccttgtattttttaaaggggacctattatgccacATTTTGGAAGatgtaatatacatcatctgttgTTACtgttgagtaaaaacatttagtaaAACACAAGGTGTTTTTCCTTCTATTTTATTTAAGATTTCATGAGTACCTGGTTTGAGGCCTGCAGTAAGTTTGATGTCTTTGGCCACAGTGTCCTCTTCTGATTGGATGGTAACAGTCATACAGTACATCTCATTGGTCAGTGTTGGAGGCTCATGAGTCAGCTGTACAGAGACTTTGGGCACTCTGGAGATGATCCTACAAGGCATGATGTGAAGAAAAACATcaccattttatatttatacatttgaaATTGTATCCAAAAGAGGCACTTCTAAGAACATGATTTAAGAAAGTAACTTGACTTTAAAGTTCTGCAATAGCATGCATTTAGAGTTcttttttctaaatgcatgttattgatctCATCCAtccatggttttttttttttacttctttgTAATTcttaaaagggatagtttgcccaaaaattaaaattctgtcatttactcaccctcatgtcattccaaaactgtaagactttcgttcatcttcaaaacacaaataaaggtattttaatgaaatctgagaatttctgtccctccattgacagtccatgCAGGCAAGACACTtttatgcttcaaaaagttcataatgagatcgtaaaactaatccatacaAATCAAATTTTCTGAACAAAACAATACTTTatacagatttaatttaggcttttattcacatataaacattcatcaacgcacatatcagttgtggtaaacgaaagctcaagcatgtttgcttgacgtgcgagaaccaatgaggttcattctcgtgtgttatacagcacgtttgagcttctgcaagaaccaaagTTTGCTCTCGCgtgtcaagcaggttcggttgagcttctgttttatgtttgctgatcaatgtttatatgtgaataaaagcccaAATTCgatctgttcatcatattaagtattgtgtctcttcagaagacttggagtAAACCGTTCAATTCatttggattagttttacaatctcttcaTAAATTTTTTTAAGCATCAAAATGGTAGTTGTGTGGACTGCCAATggatctctcagatttcattttaaatatcttaatttttgtgttttgaagatgaacgaaagtattgcgggtttagaatgacatgagggtgagtaactgatgacatttttttgggggggggggggggactaaccctttaatcaaaGCATATAATAACTTTGTCAGCATATCTTTTGTTAAAAAgacagacttctctctggtgacatATGAACTTCTTAAATCATTTGGTCCTTTTAAAATCTTCCATTGTCTTGCAATCAACTGCAAGATCACATTTGCCTCTACCCAATGAAAAACAGATGAATAGTACCAAGTTCCAccttacattttttaataatataatctgTTACACTCAGACGTATGTCACAATATGTAAGAAAAGATCTGTCACTTCTTTTGATTCATAGCGGTATTAACAATGAAAGAAAATGAACTACAcgtttaaacaaaaaatatattctgtACTGACTGACAGAGACATACTACATttgctgatatttttttttaacttacatAGTGCTGGACTGTATAGACACTGTGTCCCAATCCACATGCTGTTCTGGGAGGCGTGTCCTCCTCTTAAAGGAGCGGGACGCCTGTAAAGTCTCATGGGAAGAGGCCGCGTCTCCCCAGCCACCCCGCCAGTTCAGATAGACGTAGCGCCCCGACTCTCTGCCTAACATGAATCCCACACTCGTGATCTGAATGACAAATacagacaaaaataaaacaaaacctaCTATGTACTAATTGTGGCACCATTAGATCTGTTGAATTTAaaccaatgaaatatttttacctCAATCTTCTTTCCGACATCTTCCGTTTTGGCTACAAATTTGAAGCAATATTTGCGGGTTTTGCCGGGGACAAGACACATGTTCTCCTGGCTGGAAGGTTCTAGAATATCCTTCCCTTTAGAGGCATCCTCCAGCAAACAGTACTGATTATACTCCTGTAATTCAAATGCAGCCATTAAGAAAAAAGCCAAAATTCATGGAGTGATGTGCGTCTATGTTAGGTGTGCTGTACCTGGTTGCTGAGGCTGACACACAGCTTTGAGAATCGCACAGGATGTGGGCAGTCGGCTCTCACATAGACGTGTAGTTGGACAGGCTCATCTATGTGGAAACTAGGGGACAGGAACTTGGCCTTGCACTGAACTGAGAGGAGGACATGAACATAAACATCATTACGTTTTGTTCCATAAAGTTAgccaaataaaaacaacaacaacatatacAATATCATACagaagtttttttaaattaatacttttattcagcaagatcgctttaaattgatcaaaagtaaagacaagtatcagttttcacagaaatattaagtATTGAACATTGGTAAAAATaaggaatgtttcttgagcagcaaaacagcatattagaatgatctctgaggatcatgtgacactgaagactggagtaatgatgctgaaaatgcagctttgcaggaataaattaaaatatattaaaatagtaaacagttattttaaatatactaatgtttcataatattactgttaatatttatgatcaaataaatgcagccttagtgagtaTAAGAGAATTGCTGttagttttttatgttttgtattcAATAAATTTAGACCAATCAGCTCAAAAGCTCACCAAAGGGAACATAGTCCTGGACCTCAATGGTGATCTCATTACTGCCGGCCAGAGAGATGCGGTCACTCCACAGCGTCTGGGCTGCCTTCACGGAGACCGGGTCACAGTCTGGTTCAGGCTCTGGAACTTCATTCTGGCAATCGCAAAAGAAAATATCAACTTTATAACCTCTACTAACACACCATATCTATCTAGAGTGGGACTTTCAGAATATTAAGTACGAAAAACATAAATGAGATGATAAACATTTTTCAACTATAGTGCCCTGTGAACAATATTTCTATACATACCATGAGCACTTTAATCAGATTCTTTTCAATCCTCGACTTCTGCTCTTCAGGGAGGACAGAGGCTaagcacacacatatacacttgTTAATACAGTTACTTTTAAATGTGGTGAAGCTGAGAGTCAATACATGGTATTCAAGTACCTCTGCCCACAAGCTCCATGGAGTATGTGATATAGTCTTTCACTTGACCCATGAGGTAGGAGCACTTCAGAGCCGTGCACAGGATAGATGTCAGCAGAGACCACCAGCGCTCCGTACGGT is part of the Megalobrama amblycephala isolate DHTTF-2021 linkage group LG23, ASM1881202v1, whole genome shotgun sequence genome and harbors:
- the trappc11 gene encoding trafficking protein particle complex subunit 11, which produces MSPAQWDLPPELCCRPMAFVALTGLDVVYNAIHRAIWDAFCANRRADRVPISFKVLPGDHEYPKCRTKRTSYEWYIPKGILKTGWMNKHLNLVPALVVLFYELDWDDPQWKEKQSECATKVEIVRTSLQGRNTKVAVVLIQKKTPLPPGEDLVASERASALCGACDLSGKSLFVLPHTDHLVGYIIRLENAFYEHAQTYYYNEIRRVKSHKEFLNKTTHQLLFVRHQFKMGFFSELKQDTQNALKYYRTAYSLIHELRAHETNMLEIKTMAGFINYKICRLCFQHNTPLDAIAQFRKHIDLCKKKIGSAELAFEHTAWMSKQFQSFGDLFDEAIKLGLTAIQTQNPGFYYQQAAYYAQERKQQAGQLCGHEPGIGYPAPDPLETPSGALDFYGQRPWRQGHQSIDPPDSEKEKQGILALQVKERDVLHSELIIALLSNAVAQFKKYKCPRMKSHLMVQMGEEYYHAKDYTKALKLLDYVMCDYRTERWWSLLTSILCTALKCSYLMGQVKDYITYSMELVGRASVLPEEQKSRIEKNLIKVLMNEVPEPEPDCDPVSVKAAQTLWSDRISLAGSNEITIEVQDYVPFVQCKAKFLSPSFHIDEPVQLHVYVRADCPHPVRFSKLCVSLSNQEYNQYCLLEDASKGKDILEPSSQENMCLVPGKTRKYCFKFVAKTEDVGKKIEITSVGFMLGRESGRYVYLNWRGGWGDAASSHETLQASRSFKRRTRLPEQHVDWDTVSIQSSTMIISRVPKVSVQLTHEPPTLTNEMYCMTVTIQSEEDTVAKDIKLTAGLKPGQDANLTQSTQITLNGSEVCDDSHPALLPDIPLGDLQPGQKIVKPLYIRCVSTGSRILLFHVAYSVSATVEGKDITCKCHKDETVTVETVVPFEVAMKFVSSKFEHLERVYVDIPFLLMMDILSASPWPIELVNSEVQLASSMTAIDQPQSQVEGVTLQTSECASECFLLKCPPVQNGTSTVASGQYIISWKRKSTFSETSVVRTIIILPHVMVENIPLYVHAELPSFGRVRESLPVRYHLENRTGLVQDVEISVEPSDAFMFSGLKQVRMRILPGAEQEMLYNFYPLMAGYQVLPQLNINLMRFPNISSQLLRRFLPSRIFVKPQGRNGDTSIEAA